One genomic window of Eptesicus fuscus isolate TK198812 chromosome 6, DD_ASM_mEF_20220401, whole genome shotgun sequence includes the following:
- the LOC103295788 gene encoding ferritin light chain-like — protein sequence MSSQIHQNYSTRVEAAFNCLVNLHLQAFYTYLSLSFYFSHQDMALEGVGHFFHELAEKHKGADCLLKMQNQCSSKAFFHKVQKPSQDEWGKTQDAMEAAMALEKNLNQALLDLHTLGSTSKDPHLCDFLKNHFLDEVKIIRNMGDHLTNLCKLVSPKAEQVEHLFKRLTLKDD from the coding sequence atgagctcccaaattcatcagaattattccaccagGGTGGAGGCTGCTTTCAATTGCCTAGTCAACCTGCATCTGCAAGCCTtctacacctacctctctctgagcTTCTATTTCAGCCACCAAGATATGGCTCTGGAGggcgtgggccacttcttccaTGAGTTGGCTGAGAAGCACAAGGGTGCTGACtgtctcttaaagatgcaaaaccagtGCAGCAGCAAGGCCTTCTTCCATAAGGTGCAGAAGCCTTCTCAAGATGAGTGGGGTAAAACTCAGGATGCCATGGAAGCTGCCATGGCCTTGGAGAaaaacctgaaccaggcccttttggatcTGCATACCCTGGGTTCTACCAGCAAagaccctcatctctgtgacttcctgaaGAACCACTTCTTGGATGAGGTGAAAATCATCCGGAATATGGGTGACCACCTGACTAACCTCTGCAAGCTGGTCAGCCCCAAGGCTGAGCAGGTTGAGCATCTCTtcaaaaggctcaccctcaaggaTGACTAG